A genomic region of Arvicola amphibius chromosome 7, mArvAmp1.2, whole genome shotgun sequence contains the following coding sequences:
- the LOC119819718 gene encoding interleukin-36 gamma-like, whose product MANHQRNDHFGVRSTPQSGRVSDLEQQVWIFRGQGLVVVPWSSNIAPVTITVLPCKYPESLEQGKGIPIYMGIQNPDKCLFCEEVDGQPTLQLKEEEILDLYNHPEPKKPFLFYHTQTGRTSTFESVAFPGSFIASSKSGEPIFLTSEQGKYYNINFNLDIGP is encoded by the exons ATGGCAAACCATCAAAGAAATGACCATTTTGGAG TCAGAAGTACTCCTCAGTCTGGGAGGGTTTCTGACTTGGAGCAGCAGGTGTGGATCTTTCGTGGTCAGGGCCTTGTGGTGGTTCCATGGAGTAGCAACATAGCCCCAG TCACCATCACGGTCCTCCCATGCAAGTATCCAGAGTCTCTGGAGCAAGGCAAGGGGATTCCCATTTACATGGGAATCCAGAATCCAGACAAATGCCTGTTTTGTGAAGAAGTTGATGGACAGCCCACTTTGCAGCTCAAG GAGGAGGAGATTTTGGATTTGTACAACCATCCTGAGCCCAAGAAGCCTTTCCTGTTTTACCATACCCAGACGGGCAGAACGTCCACCTTTGAGTCAGTGGCTTTCCCTGGCAGCTTCATCGCATCCTCCAAGAGTGGCGAGCCCATCTTCCTCACGTCAGAACAGGGGAAATACTACAACATTAACTTCAATTTAGATAtagggccttga